In the genome of Flavobacteriales bacterium, one region contains:
- a CDS encoding FAD-dependent oxidoreductase yields WGGGGSVKYYYGSRTDSGVADNPKIFENLAEDFFKTFPQLEGVKFSHRWSGIIASSTRFCMVPNVAFEGRVAWALGYTGLGVAATRFGARVGLELLGYKPSSILDLLFVKKKVMSWPPEPLRWVGVELTRQAMIRADKNGGKRGLWLRLLDALNLGFAA; encoded by the coding sequence CTTGGGGGGGTGGTGGTTCTGTTAAATACTATTACGGAAGTAGAACGGATTCTGGAGTAGCGGATAATCCAAAGATATTTGAAAATCTTGCCGAGGATTTTTTTAAAACATTTCCGCAATTAGAAGGGGTTAAGTTTAGTCATCGTTGGAGCGGAATTATTGCAAGCTCTACCCGTTTTTGCATGGTTCCGAATGTTGCCTTTGAAGGAAGGGTTGCTTGGGCTTTGGGTTACACGGGTCTTGGTGTGGCGGCAACAAGGTTTGGAGCACGAGTAGGATTAGAATTGCTAGGTTATAAGCCAAGTAGTATTCTCGATTTGCTCTTTGTGAAAAAGAAAGTGATGAGTTGGCCTCCCGAGCCATTACGTTGGGTGGGAGTTGAATTGACTCGTCAGGCTATGATAAGAGCGGATAAAAACGGTGGTAAAAGAGGGCTTTGGCTAAGGTTATTAGATGCTCTTAACTTAGGGTTCGCAGCCTAA